The Pseudomonas sp. R4-35-07 genome contains a region encoding:
- a CDS encoding nitrate reductase, whose translation MDRQVTASTCCYCGVGCGVLIEHDGTRILGVQGDPDHPANFGKLCSKGASLHLTGDLDARALYPELRLGKDLARARTDWDTALEHAATVFAETIAAHGPDSVAFYISGQLLTEDYYSFNKLARALVGTNNIDSNSRLCMSSAVVGYKRSLGADAPPCSYEDLDTSDCVMIVGSNMAYAHPVLFRRLEEAKARRPQMKVVVIDPRRTDTCDLADLHLAILPGTDVALFHGILHLLLWEDWIDREFIQAHTDGLVELKRLVHDYTPQMVTQLCGISVEQLRLCAQWVGTSSSFLSLWCMGLNQSTAGSAKNSALINLHLATGTIGRPGCGPFSLTGQPNAMGGRETGSLSNLLPGHRDAANPEHRAEVAAYWGVDQLPASTGLTAIELFEQVHAGKIKALWIACTNPAQSLPDQNAVRAALATCPFVVLQEAFRTTETAAYADLLLPAASWGEKEGTVTNSERRISHVRRAVAAPGEARPDWAITVDFARRLERRLRPGLSSLFAFEQPAQIFDEFKLLTRDRDLDLSGISHALLDRLGPQQWPFPRGAQAGTPRLYVDGIFPTANGRAQFVADPYRAAKEQRDARFPLTLITGRLRDQWHGMSRTGTAAQLFGHVSEALSSLHPDELRRHRFKEGDLVSLKSRRGNVIVAVTSDDSVRPGQAFLPMHWGDRFLKGGVNVLTQPAFDPLSKQPELKHSGVRLEAVQLPWQLFALIEGDVQRHFEALRPLCEGFAYVSLSLSGRERPALLVRAAHTEAPDLQLLNRIDQLLGLNDGPVMAYDDPRRSIGKRVKIEKGRITALRLAGETLARHWLQSLWLEGRADDQLRRWLLAPLSAPPGGAAASSKVLCNCRNVSENAVCAGIARGLDLNGLKQALGCGTQCGSCVPEIKRLLAASPQPIAISL comes from the coding sequence ATGGACCGCCAGGTCACCGCGTCCACCTGCTGTTATTGCGGGGTGGGCTGCGGCGTGCTGATTGAGCATGACGGCACCCGGATCCTCGGCGTGCAAGGCGATCCGGACCACCCGGCCAACTTCGGCAAGCTGTGCAGCAAGGGCGCCAGCCTGCATCTGACCGGTGACCTCGACGCCCGCGCCTTGTACCCGGAATTGCGCTTGGGCAAAGACCTGGCCCGCGCCCGTACCGACTGGGATACCGCCCTGGAACATGCGGCCACGGTATTTGCCGAGACCATCGCCGCGCACGGGCCGGACAGCGTGGCCTTCTACATCTCCGGGCAATTGCTGACCGAGGACTACTACAGCTTCAACAAACTGGCGCGTGCCCTGGTCGGCACCAACAATATCGATAGCAACTCGCGGCTGTGCATGTCCTCGGCCGTCGTTGGATACAAGCGCAGCCTGGGCGCCGATGCCCCGCCCTGCAGCTATGAAGACCTGGACACCAGCGACTGCGTGATGATCGTCGGCAGTAACATGGCCTACGCTCATCCAGTGTTGTTCCGACGTCTGGAAGAAGCCAAGGCGCGCCGCCCACAGATGAAAGTGGTGGTGATCGACCCACGGCGTACCGACACCTGCGACCTGGCTGACCTGCACCTGGCGATCCTGCCGGGGACCGACGTCGCGTTGTTCCATGGGATTTTGCATCTGCTGCTGTGGGAAGACTGGATCGACCGCGAGTTTATCCAGGCACATACCGACGGCCTGGTCGAGCTGAAACGCCTGGTGCATGACTACACGCCGCAGATGGTCACGCAATTGTGCGGGATCAGTGTCGAGCAGTTACGCCTGTGCGCGCAGTGGGTGGGCACCTCCAGTAGCTTCTTGTCGTTGTGGTGCATGGGGCTGAACCAATCTACTGCGGGCAGCGCGAAAAACAGCGCGCTGATCAACCTGCACCTGGCCACCGGTACGATTGGCCGGCCAGGCTGCGGGCCGTTTTCCCTGACCGGCCAACCCAATGCCATGGGCGGGCGCGAAACCGGCAGCTTGTCGAATTTGCTGCCTGGGCATCGCGACGCCGCCAACCCCGAACACCGCGCGGAAGTCGCCGCTTATTGGGGCGTCGATCAACTGCCCGCTAGCACCGGCCTCACGGCCATCGAACTGTTCGAGCAGGTCCACGCGGGCAAGATCAAAGCGTTGTGGATCGCCTGCACCAACCCCGCCCAATCATTGCCGGACCAGAATGCCGTGCGTGCAGCCTTGGCGACCTGTCCGTTTGTGGTGTTGCAGGAGGCGTTTCGAACCACCGAGACCGCCGCCTACGCCGACCTGCTGTTGCCCGCCGCCAGCTGGGGTGAAAAAGAAGGCACGGTGACCAACTCCGAACGGCGTATTTCCCACGTGCGACGCGCCGTCGCAGCACCGGGAGAAGCGCGGCCGGATTGGGCGATTACGGTGGATTTCGCCCGACGCCTGGAGCGTCGTCTGCGGCCAGGCCTGAGCAGCCTGTTTGCCTTCGAGCAACCTGCGCAGATTTTTGACGAGTTCAAGCTGTTGACCCGGGACCGCGATCTGGATTTGTCGGGCATCAGCCATGCCCTGCTTGACCGGCTCGGCCCGCAACAGTGGCCGTTTCCCAGGGGGGCACAGGCCGGAACGCCGCGCCTCTACGTGGATGGCATTTTCCCCACCGCTAATGGTCGTGCGCAGTTTGTCGCCGACCCTTACCGCGCCGCCAAAGAGCAGCGTGACGCACGCTTCCCCCTGACCCTGATCACCGGCCGCCTGCGCGACCAATGGCACGGCATGAGCCGTACCGGCACGGCGGCGCAGCTGTTCGGGCATGTCAGCGAAGCGCTGTCGAGCCTGCACCCGGACGAGTTGCGCCGTCACCGCTTCAAAGAAGGCGACCTGGTCAGCCTGAAAAGCCGTCGAGGCAATGTCATCGTCGCGGTCACCAGCGATGACAGCGTGCGCCCCGGCCAGGCGTTCCTGCCCATGCATTGGGGCGACCGTTTTCTCAAAGGCGGCGTCAACGTGCTGACCCAGCCGGCGTTCGACCCGTTATCGAAACAGCCGGAGCTCAAACACAGCGGTGTGCGCCTGGAAGCCGTGCAACTGCCGTGGCAGCTGTTTGCGCTGATCGAGGGCGACGTGCAGCGACATTTCGAAGCCCTGCGCCCGCTCTGTGAGGGTTTTGCCTACGTCAGCCTAAGCCTGTCCGGACGTGAGCGTCCCGCGTTGCTGGTACGTGCAGCCCATACCGAGGCGCCAGACCTGCAGTTGCTGAACCGCATCGACCAGTTGCTGGGGCTCAATGATGGCCCGGTGATGGCGTATGACGACCCGCGCCGTTCCATCGGTAAACGGGTGAAAATCGAAAAAGGCCGCATTACCGCGTTGCGCCTGGCCGGCGAAACCCTCGCCCGCCATTGGCTGCAGAGCCTCTGGCTGGAAGGCCGCGCCGACGATCAATTACGCCGCTGGCTATTGGCGCCGTTAAGCGCGCCACCGGGGGGTGCCGCAGCCAGCAGCAAGGTCCTGTGCAACTGCAGAAATGTCAGCGAAAACGCGGTGTGCGCCGGGATCGCCCGTGGCCTGGACCTGAATGGGCTCAAACAAGCACTGGGATGCGGCACGCAATGCGGCTCCTGCGTGCCGGAAATCAAACGTCTGTTGGCCGCCAGCCCGCAGCCAATCGCAATCAGTCTGTGA
- the cobA gene encoding uroporphyrinogen-III C-methyltransferase, translating into MSAKVWLVGAGPGDPELLTLKAVRALHEADVVLIDDLVNAAVLEHCADARVITVGKRGGCRSTPQDFIHRLMLRYARQGKCVVRLKGGDPCIFGRGGEEATWLRERGIEVELVNGITSGLAGATNCDIPLTLRGVSRGVTLVTAHTQDDSSLNWRALAEGGTTLVVYMGVAKLEEIRQQLLEGGMAADMPVAMIENASLPEQRECRSDLAAMHEDAQAFALKSPAILVIGRVASAAQMACVAAAASA; encoded by the coding sequence ATGAGCGCAAAAGTTTGGCTGGTAGGCGCCGGGCCCGGTGATCCGGAATTGCTCACCCTCAAAGCGGTAAGGGCCCTGCATGAAGCCGACGTGGTGTTGATCGACGATCTGGTCAACGCGGCCGTGCTGGAGCACTGCGCCGATGCGCGCGTGATCACCGTCGGCAAGCGTGGCGGCTGTCGTTCCACACCGCAGGATTTTATTCACCGCCTGATGCTGCGCTATGCGCGCCAGGGCAAATGCGTGGTGCGGCTTAAAGGCGGCGACCCGTGCATTTTCGGCCGGGGTGGCGAAGAGGCAACCTGGCTGCGCGAGCGTGGCATCGAGGTGGAGCTGGTCAATGGCATTACCTCCGGGCTGGCCGGAGCGACCAATTGCGATATCCCGTTGACGTTGCGCGGCGTAAGCCGTGGCGTGACGTTGGTCACGGCGCATACCCAGGACGACAGCAGCCTGAATTGGCGCGCACTGGCCGAGGGAGGCACGACGCTGGTGGTGTATATGGGCGTCGCCAAGCTGGAAGAGATTCGGCAACAGTTGCTGGAAGGTGGCATGGCTGCGGATATGCCAGTGGCGATGATCGAAAATGCGTCGTTGCCCGAGCAGCGCGAATGCCGTAGCGACCTCGCCGCCATGCATGAAGACGCGCAGGCGTTTGCGCTGAAGAGCCCGGCGATTCTGGTGATTGGCCGTGTTGCCAGCGCAGCCCAGATGGCTTGCGTCGCGGCAGCCGCCAGCGCCTGA
- a CDS encoding OmpA family protein, producing the protein MKLKNTLGLAIGSLIAATSFGVLAQGQGAVEGELFYKKQYNDSVKHIEDGFNPGARIGYFLTDDLSLNLSYDKTNHTRSNDGTGSQKIKGDTGSLVAQYHFGQAGVDSLRPYVEGGFGHQSRGNVKADGHSGRDQTTFATIGTGVKYYFTNNLYARAGVEADYGLDNGKWDYSALVGLGVNFGGNAGAAAPAPTPAPAPEPVPEPEAPVAQVVRVELDVKFDFDKSVVKPNSYGDVKNLADFMAQYPDTNVEVAGHTDSVGPDAYNQKLSQRRADAVKQVLVKDGVAPSRITSVGYGESRPVADNATEAGRAVNRRVEAAVEAQAK; encoded by the coding sequence ATGAAACTGAAAAACACCTTGGGCTTGGCCATTGGTTCTCTTATTGCCGCTACTTCTTTCGGCGTTCTGGCACAAGGCCAAGGCGCAGTTGAAGGCGAGCTGTTCTACAAGAAGCAGTACAACGATAGCGTCAAGCACATCGAAGACGGCTTCAATCCTGGCGCTCGCATCGGTTACTTCTTGACCGACGACCTGTCCTTGAACCTGTCCTACGACAAGACTAACCACACCCGTTCGAACGACGGTACTGGTAGCCAGAAGATCAAAGGCGATACCGGCAGCCTGGTTGCCCAATATCACTTCGGTCAAGCTGGCGTTGACAGCCTGCGTCCATACGTTGAAGGCGGTTTCGGCCACCAGAGCCGTGGCAACGTAAAAGCTGACGGTCACAGCGGTCGCGATCAGACTACTTTCGCTACCATCGGTACCGGCGTGAAGTACTACTTCACCAACAACCTGTACGCTCGTGCTGGTGTTGAAGCTGACTACGGTCTGGACAACGGCAAGTGGGACTACTCCGCACTGGTTGGCCTGGGTGTGAACTTCGGCGGTAACGCTGGCGCAGCTGCTCCAGCTCCTACCCCAGCACCAGCTCCAGAGCCAGTTCCAGAGCCAGAAGCTCCGGTTGCTCAGGTTGTTCGTGTTGAGCTGGACGTTAAGTTCGACTTCGACAAGTCGGTTGTTAAGCCTAACAGCTACGGCGACGTCAAAAACCTGGCCGACTTCATGGCTCAGTACCCAGACACCAACGTAGAAGTTGCTGGTCACACTGACTCCGTAGGTCCAGACGCTTACAACCAGAAGCTGTCCCAGCGTCGTGCTGACGCTGTTAAGCAAGTCCTGGTTAAAGATGGCGTAGCTCCTAGCCGCATCACTTCCGTAGGTTACGGCGAATCCCGCCCAGTTGCTGACAACGCAACTGAAGCTGGTCGCGCTGTTAACCGTCGCGTAGAAGCAGCGGTTGAAGCTCAAGCTAAGTAA
- the sigX gene encoding RNA polymerase sigma factor SigX, which produces MNKAQTLSTRYDPRELSDEELVARSHTELFHVTRAYEELMRRYQRTLFNVCSRYLGNDRDADDVCQEVMLKVLYGLKNFEGKSKFKTWLYSITYNECITQYRKERRKRRLMDALSLDPLEEASEEKAPAPEEKGGLDRWLVHVNPIDREILVLRFVAELEFQEIADIMHMGLSATKMRYKRALDKLREKFAGETET; this is translated from the coding sequence TTGAATAAAGCCCAAACGCTGTCCACGCGCTATGACCCCCGTGAGCTCTCTGATGAGGAGTTGGTCGCGCGGTCGCACACGGAGCTGTTTCACGTAACACGCGCGTACGAAGAATTGATGCGCAGGTATCAACGCACTCTGTTCAACGTTTGTTCAAGGTATTTGGGGAACGATAGAGATGCCGATGATGTCTGTCAGGAAGTGATGCTCAAGGTGCTGTACGGCCTGAAGAACTTCGAGGGCAAATCGAAGTTCAAGACCTGGCTCTACAGCATCACCTACAACGAGTGCATCACGCAGTATCGGAAGGAACGGCGAAAGCGTCGCTTGATGGACGCTTTGAGTCTGGACCCCCTTGAGGAGGCGTCTGAAGAAAAGGCGCCGGCACCCGAGGAAAAGGGCGGACTTGATCGCTGGCTGGTGCATGTGAACCCGATTGACCGTGAAATTCTGGTGCTACGTTTCGTCGCAGAATTGGAATTTCAGGAAATCGCTGACATCATGCATATGGGCTTGAGTGCTACAAAAATGCGTTACAAACGTGCTCTTGATAAATTACGTGAGAAATTTGCGGGCGAGACTGAAACTTAG
- a CDS encoding mechanosensitive ion channel domain-containing protein, with protein sequence MELDLWTQSLVTAMTALWTKVANFIPNLFGALVLVLLGFVVAKLLDTLLSKLLAKLGLDRLMAGTGLTKLLGRAGLQVPISTLIGKIVYWFVLLIFLVSAAQSLGLERVSATLDMLALYLPKVFGGALVLLVGVLLAQLANGLVRGAAEGVGLDYAAGLGRIAQGLVIIISISVAISQLEVKTDLLNHVIVIVLITVGLAVALAMGLGSREIAGQILAGIYVRELYQVGQQVRVGEVEGQIEEIGTVKTTVLTDDGELVSLSNRILLEQQVSSR encoded by the coding sequence ATGGAACTTGATCTCTGGACCCAGAGCCTGGTCACCGCGATGACCGCATTGTGGACCAAGGTGGCGAATTTCATTCCCAACCTGTTTGGTGCCCTGGTCCTGGTATTGCTGGGCTTTGTCGTGGCCAAGTTGCTCGACACCCTGCTGTCCAAATTGCTCGCCAAACTCGGGCTGGATCGCCTGATGGCCGGCACCGGCCTGACCAAGCTGCTGGGCCGCGCCGGGCTGCAAGTGCCGATTTCTACGCTGATCGGCAAGATCGTTTATTGGTTCGTTCTACTGATTTTTCTGGTTTCTGCGGCTCAGTCCCTTGGACTTGAGCGAGTTTCAGCTACGCTCGACATGCTGGCACTGTATTTGCCGAAAGTTTTCGGCGGCGCGCTGGTGTTGCTGGTAGGCGTTTTGCTCGCGCAACTGGCCAATGGCCTGGTGCGCGGAGCCGCTGAAGGCGTCGGGCTGGACTACGCGGCAGGCCTGGGGCGAATTGCCCAGGGGCTGGTGATCATCATCAGCATTTCCGTCGCGATCAGCCAATTGGAGGTCAAGACTGACCTGCTGAACCACGTTATTGTGATCGTTTTGATTACCGTTGGTCTGGCCGTTGCGCTGGCCATGGGGTTGGGAAGTCGGGAAATTGCCGGTCAGATTCTTGCGGGAATCTATGTGCGTGAGCTATATCAAGTTGGGCAACAGGTGCGTGTGGGCGAGGTTGAAGGGCAAATCGAGGAGATCGGCACAGTCAAGACGACCGTGCTGACCGATGACGGAGAACTGGTGTCGCTGTCCAACCGGATTCTCCTGGAGCAGCAGGTCAGTAGCCGCTAA
- a CDS encoding CrfX protein has translation MHDPFEQSLRDMLNASPSNRDDDACLGRVLKTANRQVGAGDLFGLLGRWLPALMMALNNGSAHVSPVSRSKPLARTADKAD, from the coding sequence ATGCACGATCCGTTCGAACAGTCTTTGCGTGACATGCTCAATGCTTCGCCATCCAACCGTGATGATGACGCTTGCCTGGGTCGCGTACTGAAAACCGCCAACCGTCAGGTTGGGGCGGGTGACCTGTTCGGTCTGCTCGGGCGCTGGCTGCCGGCATTGATGATGGCCCTGAACAACGGTTCGGCCCATGTGTCACCGGTTTCCCGTAGTAAACCTCTTGCTCGCACTGCTGATAAGGCTGACTGA
- a CDS encoding zinc transporter ZntB, producing MFEEENAQWGLVHALVLDGKGGARSIARTELDALQLQPQESLWLHWDRSHPQTQTWLRKSSGLSEFACDLLLEENTRPRLLPLPDAELLLFLRGINLNPGAEPEDMVSVRIFAAASRVISLRLRPLRATDELLVQLAEGKGPRTASELILYMAQYLTNKVQDLVTGLSEIVDSEEEKLDADERYTPEHGSVLQIRRRAAGLKRFLAPQRDIFAQLTRIKLAWFCDDDADYWNELHNSLTRYLEELELARERVGLVLEAEDRRLSLRMNRTMYRFGIITGIFLPMSFLTGLLGINVGGIPFSSSPYGFMIACLLMVCVALGQWWLFRRLRWV from the coding sequence ATGTTCGAGGAAGAAAACGCGCAATGGGGGCTGGTGCATGCCCTAGTGCTGGACGGTAAAGGCGGTGCGCGTTCGATTGCCCGGACTGAGCTTGACGCGTTGCAACTGCAGCCTCAGGAAAGCCTGTGGCTGCATTGGGACCGCAGCCACCCTCAAACCCAGACCTGGCTGCGCAAATCCAGCGGTTTGAGCGAATTTGCGTGTGACCTCCTGCTGGAAGAAAACACCCGCCCACGGCTGCTGCCGTTGCCGGATGCCGAACTGCTGCTGTTTTTGCGTGGGATCAATCTCAACCCCGGCGCGGAACCGGAGGACATGGTTTCGGTACGTATCTTCGCAGCTGCCAGTCGTGTGATTTCCCTGCGTTTGCGCCCGCTACGCGCCACCGATGAGCTGCTGGTGCAACTGGCCGAGGGTAAGGGGCCAAGAACTGCGTCTGAACTCATCCTTTATATGGCGCAGTACCTGACCAACAAAGTGCAGGATCTGGTCACCGGGCTGTCCGAAATCGTCGATTCCGAGGAAGAAAAACTCGATGCCGACGAACGGTATACCCCGGAGCACGGCAGCGTATTGCAGATCCGTCGGCGAGCGGCCGGGCTCAAGCGTTTTCTGGCGCCGCAACGGGATATTTTCGCGCAGCTGACGCGGATCAAACTGGCGTGGTTTTGTGACGACGACGCCGACTACTGGAACGAATTGCACAACAGCCTGACCCGTTACCTGGAAGAGCTCGAATTGGCCAGAGAGCGCGTGGGGCTTGTGCTTGAGGCCGAAGACCGGCGCTTGAGCCTGCGCATGAACCGCACGATGTACCGTTTCGGAATCATCACCGGCATCTTCTTGCCGATGAGTTTTTTGACCGGCCTGCTGGGCATCAATGTGGGGGGGATACCGTTTTCCAGCAGCCCCTACGGATTCATGATTGCCTGCCTGCTGATGGTCTGCGTGGCCCTGGGGCAATGGTGGTTGTTTCGACGGTTGCGCTGGGTTTGA
- the rraA gene encoding ribonuclease E activity regulator RraA, with the protein MNHYVTPDLCDAYPELVQVVEPMFSNFGGRDSFGGEIVTIKCFEDNSLVKEQAEQPGTGKVLVVDGGGSLRRALLGDLIAEKAAKNGWEGMVIYGCIRDVDVIAQTDLGVQALASHPMKTDKRGLGDLNVVVTFAGVTFRPGEYVYADNNGVIVSPSPLKMPE; encoded by the coding sequence ATGAACCATTACGTGACCCCCGACCTGTGTGACGCGTACCCGGAACTGGTACAGGTGGTCGAGCCGATGTTCAGCAACTTCGGTGGCCGAGATTCCTTCGGCGGCGAAATTGTGACCATCAAGTGCTTCGAAGATAACTCTCTGGTCAAGGAACAGGCCGAGCAGCCGGGTACCGGCAAGGTGTTGGTAGTCGATGGCGGTGGTTCGCTGCGGCGTGCGTTGCTGGGTGACCTGATCGCCGAAAAAGCCGCGAAAAATGGCTGGGAAGGCATGGTGATCTACGGGTGCATCCGCGACGTCGATGTGATTGCCCAGACCGATCTGGGCGTGCAGGCCCTGGCCTCTCATCCGATGAAAACCGACAAGCGCGGCCTTGGCGACCTGAACGTGGTGGTGACCTTTGCGGGCGTGACGTTCCGCCCAGGCGAATACGTGTATGCCGATAACAACGGTGTGATCGTCTCGCCCAGCCCACTGAAAATGCCTGAATAA
- a CDS encoding alpha/beta fold hydrolase, with translation MQSSSNLFPVALISAERRGDLSEDVYRLKPGNSPDGTVELAVTRLGLADVPENRGTPVIFLHGSFSNRRFWYSPKGIGLGAHLARQGFDVWIPEMRGHGLSKRNHDYARNRVADYARYDLPAIGAFVHEQSGQAAHWIGHSLGATTLVAALGGQYLGAQWVASVAIFGCQVSRTYWPLKIPPVEWGGRFILKRLAQVSSPRFKRGPEDEPAGVLIEAMRWNGLFGRFGDAERDWWKGLAEVDVPLLAVSAAGDRQDPDWACRKLFEQVGSEHRQYLCLGRRQGFTDDFGHVQMLVSKAAQAQVWPLVERWLKDPLTPVFGTRPEVAAVV, from the coding sequence ATGCAAAGCAGCAGCAACCTGTTTCCCGTCGCCTTGATCAGCGCTGAACGTCGTGGCGACCTGAGTGAAGATGTGTACCGCCTCAAGCCCGGTAACAGCCCCGACGGTACCGTCGAACTGGCGGTTACCCGTCTGGGCCTGGCCGATGTCCCGGAAAACCGGGGCACGCCGGTTATTTTCTTGCACGGCAGTTTTTCCAATCGGCGCTTCTGGTATTCGCCCAAGGGCATCGGTCTGGGGGCTCACTTGGCACGCCAGGGGTTTGATGTATGGATCCCGGAAATGCGCGGCCATGGCCTGTCCAAGCGCAACCACGACTACGCCCGCAACCGTGTCGCCGATTACGCGCGTTACGATTTGCCGGCCATTGGTGCGTTTGTGCACGAGCAAAGCGGGCAGGCTGCGCACTGGATCGGGCATTCCCTCGGCGCCACCACGTTGGTTGCCGCGCTGGGCGGGCAATACCTGGGCGCACAGTGGGTGGCTTCGGTGGCGATCTTTGGTTGCCAGGTCAGCCGCACGTATTGGCCGTTGAAAATTCCACCGGTGGAATGGGGCGGTCGATTTATCTTGAAGCGTCTTGCCCAAGTGTCCAGCCCACGATTCAAACGCGGGCCCGAGGATGAACCGGCCGGCGTGCTAATCGAAGCGATGCGTTGGAATGGCCTGTTCGGCCGCTTTGGCGACGCCGAGCGCGATTGGTGGAAAGGCCTGGCAGAGGTTGACGTGCCGCTGTTGGCGGTCAGCGCGGCGGGCGACCGGCAAGACCCGGACTGGGCGTGTCGCAAGCTGTTTGAGCAAGTCGGCAGCGAACATCGCCAATACCTGTGTCTGGGGCGTCGGCAGGGTTTTACCGATGATTTCGGGCATGTACAAATGCTAGTCAGCAAAGCGGCACAGGCTCAAGTGTGGCCGTTGGTGGAACGTTGGTTGAAAGACCCGTTGACACCTGTGTTCGGCACCCGGCCCGAGGTGGCTGCGGTCGTTTGA